ATCtagagtccgtttggatgggctttaagttggtcaaaaccaacttaaagcctccttttagcttttggacgtgtttgcctaatgctaactttaagccataaagttcttaaattcagtcaaaaatgaaaagttaggattcctaactttttttttctaagtgcttaaagtcattttctttgaccatagaaattacttttatatctcttatattttaactaaattctcaaactacccttttcattcttttaaccctaaaattcacatcattttcctcatttaagcacttttatccaaacactcaactgcttatttataaaaataactttcagctcttcaaagttctaaaagcacttcatacataaaagttactttttttaagcccatccaaacgggctcctaaTCGAAAGGCATTACATAAATGTCGTTTAGTGTGTGAAAACATATAAGGTGAAGAAAGACAGAattgttgattttattttttttgatgtaAAAGAATTATTGAGTTATTAATTGTCACACGTGATTGTGCAAAGGCTTCCAAAAAGATCAATATAGGCCTTGGGCAATTTCAGTCATTGCCATAAAGTTTGGTTTGTATgctcataacttttcataagagtTGAATTTAGCTCCTTACGGCAGCGCTGTAGAGGCAGTTGACAAATTAAATGCACATGATATTGCATATACAAAGATTTGTCTACAGTTCCTAGTCCTCTTCTGGTGTTAATTGATCTAAACAAAGCAGTTTATCGAACAGAGAAATGTGTCCATCAACCATTCAGGTTAGCCAAGAAAATGCCTGCCTAAAGTATCCGATCGAGCAACAACGTTAATCTGTAGGATAATGGATTTGTCATCTTCGGAAGAGGGATATGCTAGGGAATTGGTTAAGATGCTTTGGGAGTACCACACCACTCTAAGTGATCATAAGTAAGGTGGTGTGAAAGTGAAAGCTACTGGAGTTATTGAACGTAGTACTCTTAGGCAAACAATTATGGGACGAGGAGTCAATTTACAAAGTCAAACTAAGATTTTCAAGTGAGTACAAGCCTTTTAGCCAGACCTAACCATCAGTTTATTTGAAACAAAAAGAATTAATGATAAAAACAAACCTAAAAGTATCTCAATTtgttgagtttcatacctaaactatcaggTGTATGAGTTTACTATCACcaactatttatcaaaacaaACCTTAACTATCAATTACTCACTTATTCTACCTGCACGATGGTGATACTTTACGTAGGAAAAGGGAACAATTGATAGTTGAGGTGTGTTTATAAATAGTTGGTGATAATTCAGGAAGAAAAATAACACGCACGATAGTTCATGTATGAAACTCAATAAAATGATACTTTAGGTGTTATTTCACCCTTCACTCTAAAATGCATAATTTAAACAAGATAGAACACATGTTGAAGGTGAGTAATGTCATCAATCAAAAACCACGAAAATCCCCCAAAAAGGTATAATCTTTATAAGCAATTCAAGTCCAACTAATCAAATGCAAAAGCGTAagcacaaaaacaacaacatcatACCGAGTGTAATCCCACTAGtagggtctagggagggtatgCAACCTTACCACACTACAAACTAACTCAAGTaaacatatcaaaaatcaaGTATAAAAGTgaacaaaccaaaaaaatagcAACAACAAAAGTAAAGTGAGTCACCATGGGATGTATTTGATGGAGAATCCATTAGGTTCATGACGAAACTTGATGAGTGAATCTGGAACTTTCTTGTTCAGCTCTTTGAGTATCTCAGAAAGTGGTCTGCTGATTCCTGAAGTTAGGTCCGCCGTTTCCTTGTCTGAATCAAACATCAATCTCTCTTTATCTTTGTCTCTCGGAGAAGAAGACGCCTTGGCAGAAATGGAGCGCTGGCATAATCGGAATCTATTCAACATAGAAGAAAAATTTATTGAACGGAATGAAGAAAAAGCCATGGCCTTTCCCTTTCAACTTCACTCCCAAAACCCTCCATTGCCGCCTTTTTAAAGGATTTTATTTGTAAGGAAACCCATCAAAGTACTCAAAAGATTAAAAAGACAAAGTTAATGATTTTTGAAACTCCTAATCTAAAATAagttataatataattttttcacaaaaaatagattccatattttaaaattaaattgttacTTTTTATCATAcatcaataattttcaaaagataacgaattattttttatttaaaacaatgaattaaatttttaccaataaaataaaaatttagataactaatcaattaaattatttaaataaataaaattattaaataaaataacgaCATAGTCACATCAAATTTACGTTTTACAAATTGGGAATTTTCACTGTTACTCTTATAAGGATACATAACAAACAATTTTAAACTATTACTAATTTGGCAGCTGATAAAAGTTATTCAGATATTGATTATGTAGAAATTAATTACAACTTTTTTTTATgtagtattattttatatagaCATTAGTTATTtactttttatcatgtataaactacataaaattattttataacttATACATTTATTAGTTATGCGAGTTTCTAAAtagtaaattaaatataatattaattttaaacataaataatcaaCCTATTAAAATTAACTATCAAACATGATAttacttataaaaaaaattaatatcagGATAACTTACCTCCAAATCTGTTACCAAACACTGTTGCACCTTATTTAGATGGTTGTTATCcattttattgtattttattattGGTAATACAatgtttattttgattgttatttaaattttattatattgtattttttaaatctattgTTAGATAATAAGGAAaagattcatttttttttacaatcgaTTTAGTGTAATTACATCGTGATATAAAATAAcgatgaaaaataatataatctatttattaaaataatatgaaataagaCAGTAAAcaaaccatccaaacaagctgTTAGCGGTCATCGATATTTCTTCAGTGATTTGGTGTTTCTTctctgtttttttcttcttttttcttgtaCGTTCCCTGAGGAggcttctttctctctctaaaagaaCTCATTCTCCTCCTCCTCTCGGAAcgtcactctctctctctcctcccCTTTCTCTTTCTACAGCCATGGCCGCCGACAGCTTCACGGACAAAAACGCCGTTTTCCGGAAGCTCAAAGCCAAGTCCGATAACAAGGTTTCCATTTGAATTCatgttttttctattttttgtcCATTTTTTATTATCTGCTGatgatttttctatttttcgtCTTCTATATTGTGAGTTTTGattgaaaattatgttttattttatttaaatttgatttGTTTGTGTGATTTTGCTTGTATTTTTGTTTGAATTGGTTTAGGAATTTGAGATCTGATTTAGATCTAGTGTTTCTGCTGAGTAGATCTTTGTTTTATGAACGATTTAGCttgaattttgttttttttttgtttgaattttATCAGATGTGCTTTGATTGCAATGCGAAGAACCCTACATGGGCGTCGGTTACGTATGGGATCTTCTTGTGTATTGATTGTTCAGCAACGCATCGTAGCCTTGGTGTTCACATCAGTTTTGTTAGGTACATTTTAaaacttgatcattttttctcgtcttttaagcatttgtttattatttttgctCGATGAGCTGATTTTCAGCTATGTTCTTTGTTTATACACGGTAACTTTACCAGTAAATTTTGTTTGGAAGTTATATAAGGTACGCAGTTTAGGTTTTATTTGATACTGTGGAAAAACGACTAGGAATGATGAAATTATTGTAATCAACAGGTTAGAAGCCGGGATTTCTGCCTTATAAACAGTGGATCCCTCTCATTTCTCAATGTTGCAACTAACATGGGGATGTATTAAAAGATTGCATCTTTGGATGAATGTGTGCCGGACAATCAGGAGTATAGATTGAGTTTAGGACATcaattttatttagattttctGGTTTAGTGGATGAGAGGAGCTTAAACTCGAGAAAACTGTCGAGTGAGAACGAATGGTATTATGTAAGGAGTACTTAAATAGATAATATCAGTAAGTGTTCACCTAGTGAAGTCCATTCTCTTATCAATAGGTGTCAAGGGAATGGTTCTTGATGATTCAGATACATTATCATATTGAAGGAGGAAAAAAGAACAGATTTTGCCGTAACATCTGATATTTGTAGCTGAGAGCTAGTTTTTATGTGTAAGAATGGAACTATAAAAGGAATCTGATAGTACTAGTTTGCATCCGTATTTACGCACTAAAGACCATAAATGCATTCACCATAGGTTTGGCTTTGGGGCTTCAAATATATGGTTGATTTAACATTCTATCCAAATGGATTATTTTCATATGCACAAGTATCTTGTTAGCTGGCTTTCATATCAAGCAACTGATACTCCAAGCTTTGATGGATATTAAAGTAAAGGAAGATGAATACCAACATAAGTTGGATTAGTCTCCCAAGATCTATGTTACATGGA
The genomic region above belongs to Solanum dulcamara chromosome 5, daSolDulc1.2, whole genome shotgun sequence and contains:
- the LOC129888769 gene encoding DNA repair RAD52-like protein 1, mitochondrial codes for the protein MAFSSFRSINFSSMLNRFRLCQRSISAKASSSPRDKDKERLMFDSDKETADLTSGISRPLSEILKELNKKVPDSLIKFRHEPNGFSIKYIPWHIVNRIMNLHATEWSGEVRSITYSSDGKSVSVVYRVTIYGTDAEIYRESTGTASVDDPGYGDPVQKAEGMAFRRACARFGLGLHLYHEDMS